In Mangifera indica cultivar Alphonso chromosome 1, CATAS_Mindica_2.1, whole genome shotgun sequence, a single genomic region encodes these proteins:
- the LOC123222668 gene encoding CDPK-related kinase 5 isoform X1, with translation MGLCNSKPSPDPNPNSPESVASPNKSSSIPAQENPIPAKNEPVSTSSSVNDQTNNPSNGDLRNNTVNEGKKSPFFPFYSPSPAHYFFSKKPSPGRSSANSTPKRFFKRPFPPPSPAKHIKAVLARRHGSVKRNGASIPEGGEAEAATGLDKSFGFSKNFINKYELGDEVGRGHFGYTCAAKFKKGELKGQQVAVKVIPKSKMTTAIAIEDVRREVKILRALTGHNNLVKFYDAYEDTENVYIVMELCEGGELLDRILARGGKYTEDDAKAVMIQILNVVAFCHLQGVVHRDLKPENFLFTSKDENSVLKAIDFGLSDFVKPDERLNDIVGSAYYVAPEVLHKSYSTEADVWSIGVIAYILLCGSRPFWARTESGIFRAVLKADPSFDETPWPSLSSEARDFVKRLLNKDPRKRLTAAQALSHPWIKNSNDVKVPLDILIFKQMKAYMRSSSLRKSALRALSKTLTVDELFYLKEQFALLEPNKNSSISFESIRAALMKNSTDAMESRIPDFMTSLNALQYRRMDFEEFCAAALSVHQLEALDRWEQHARCAYELFEKDGNRAIVIEELASELGLGPSVTVHAVLHDWVRHTDGKLSFLGFVKLLHGGSSRSLAKAQ, from the exons ATGGGTCTCTGCAACTCCAAACCCTCCCCAGACCCTAACCCCAACTCCCCTGAGTCTGTTGCTAGTCCTAATAAGAGCTCTTCAATTCCAGCCCAGGAAAACCCTATTCCAGCCAAAAATGAACCTGTTTCCACTTCTAGTTCAGTGAACGATCAAACCAACAACCCTAGCAATGGCGATTTGCGGAACAATACCGTCAATGAAGGAAAAAAGTCCCCCTTTTTCCCCTTCTACAGTCCCAGTCCAGCTCACTACTTCTTCTCCAAGAAGCCTTCTCCTGGAAGATCTTCGGCCAACTCCACGCCCAAGAGATTTTTCAAGCGCCCGTTTCCTCCGCCATCGCCAGCTAAACATATAAAAGCTGTGTTGGCACGGCGTCATGGCTCCGTTAAGCGGAATGGAGCCTCCATTCCGGAAGGTGGTGAAGCCGAAGCTGCTACGGGGCTTGATAAAAGTTTCGGATTctcaaagaattttataaataagtatgaACTTGGAGATGAAGTCGGCCGTGGACACTTTGGGTACACGTGTGCAGCCAAGTTTAAGAAGGGTGAGCTTAAAGGACAGCAAGTAGCTGTCAAGGTTATACCCAAGTCCAAG ATGACAACTGCAATTGCAATTGAAGATGTGAGAAGGGAGGTGAAAATTTTGAGAGCTTTGACCGGACATAACAATCTTGTTAAATTCTATGATGCATATGAAGACACTGAGAACGTCTATATTGTGATGGA GCTATGTGAAGGCGGAGAGCTCTTAGATAGAATACTTGCTAG GGGCGGAAAATACACTGAGGATGATGCAAAGGCTGTGATGATACAAATATTAAATGTTGTTGCTTTTTGCCACCTTCAGGGTGTGGTGCACCGGGATCTTAAACCTGAg AATTTCTTGTTTACATCAAAGGATGAGAACTCAGTGTTGAAGGCCATAGATTTTGGCTTGTCAGATTTTGTTAAACCAG ATGAAAGACTTAATGACATTGTTGGTAGCGCATACTATGTGGCACCTGAAGTTCTGCATAAATCTTACAGTACAGAAGCTGATGTCTGGAGTATTGGTGTGATTGCGTATATTTTGTTGTGTGGCAGTCGTCCTTTTTGGGCTCGAACTGAGTCAGGGATCTTTCGGGCCGTACTGAAAGCTGATCCAAGTTTTGATGAAACACCTTGGCCTTCTCTATCTTCTGAGGCAAGAGATTTTGTCAAGCGCCTGCTAAATAAAGATCCACGAAAAAGATTGACTGCTGCTCAAGCTCTAA GTCATCCCTGGATAAAGAACTCCAATGATGTAAAAGTGCCTTTGGATATACTAATATTCAAACAGATGAAGGCTTATATGCGTTCATCATCTCTCCGAAAATCTGCTCTAAGG GCTCTCTCTAAAACATTGACTGTGGATGAACTATTTTATTTGAAGGAGCAATTCGCATTACTGGAACCAAACAAAAATAGCTCCATAAGCTTTGAATCTATTAGAGCG GCTTTAATGAAAAATTCTACAGATGCAATGGAGTCACGAATTCCTGATTTTATGACATCA CTTAATGCTCTTCAATACAGAAGGATGGACTTTGAGGAATTTTGTGCAGCTGCATTAAGTGTTCATCAGCTAGAGGCTCTTGATCGATGGGAACAACATGCTCGCTGTGCTTATGAACTTTTTGAAAAAGATGGAAACAGGGCAATTGTCATTGAGGAATTAG
- the LOC123227468 gene encoding mitogen-activated protein kinase kinase kinase 5-like produces MRWLRNISFSSHTSSSSTLSDQHSPYNLRNKGHKNPHIRINSGTNNNGDTKTSDKSATHGNDNERPLRVRRLTRQKKLRHLSDEEMVEIDKLAQTDVIRHSVTLSRSDSNYGQLSNASTVRSLPYSSSAQPLPLPLPLPVRDDNGESRLLSPREAGGNGRSTEERERNGFRDTYRDRSDGATIKSVFSRGVEKKKPAYLETMSTWKSQQDLNRLDCSRENFRLYSTVKSASSSAFSSPILSPQNMDMNQMFHFYYNVPLPHGNKVWSAPEMPRVDFLGLPPPAFFDYTAFSADNSPFQSPRSRSPCRHPVSPTGPSSPLQSKLSSETSTHIEVHRLPLPPGPPISSPTTSVSHIPAKPEPLPKNNQWKKGKLIGRGTFGSVYVASNRETGALCAMKEVEIFPDDPKSAECIKQLEQEIKVLSHLKHPNIVQYYGSEIVEEKFYIYLEYVHPGSVNKYVREHCGAITESVVRNFTRHILYGLAYLHSKKTIHRDIKGANLLVDALGVVKLADFGMAKLLTGQAADLSLKGSPYWMAPELMMSVMQKDNDSDFAFAVDIWSLGCTIIEMFTGRPPWNEFEGAAAMFKVLKDTPAIPENLSAEGKDFLRCCFQRNPAKRPTASMLLEHRFLKCSQQPDVASCSHSFTGMKLTDKPQSLGEYCDGKTYQCPLYLSSQSPKNLSSVSDLLLKLPT; encoded by the exons ATGCGTTGGCTTCGTaatatctctttctcttctcatACCTCTTCTTCCTCTACTCTCTCGGACCAGCATTCACCTTATAATCTTCGCAATAAAGGTCATAAAAATCCTCATATTCGTATCAATAGTGGAACTAACAACAACGGCGATACTAAAACTTCTGATAAAAGTGCCACTCATGGCAACGACAATGAGAGGCCTTTGCGAGTCCGGAGATTGACGAGGCAGAAGAAGCTAAGGCATTTGAGCGATGAGGAGATGGTTGAAATCGACAAATTAGCACAAACGGATGTTATACGTCATTCCGTTACGTTGTCCAGATCGGACAGCAATTATGGTCAATTGTCCAATGCGTCCACCGTCAGGTCTTTGCCGTATTCGTCAAGTGCACAGCCATTGCCTTTGCCGTTGCCGTTGCCTGTACGGGATGATAACGGTGAGTCGCGGCTCTTGTCTCCCAGAGAAGCTGGCGGAAATGGAAGAAGCACGGAGGAGAGAGAACGAAACGGTTTTAGAGATACTTATAGAGATAGATCAGATGGAGCAACAATTAagag CGTGTTCTCACGCGGTGTTGAGAAGAAGAAGCCTGCATATTTGGAGACAATGTCAACTTGGAAATCCCAGCAAGATCTGAACAGATTAGATTGCTCTAGAGAAAACTTCAGGTTATATAGTACTGTTAAGAGTGCTTCTTCTAGTGCCTTTTCAAGTCCGATACTCAGCCCACAGAATATGGACATGAATCAGATGtttcacttttattataatgttcCTCTTCCTCACGGTAATAAAGTATGGTCTGCCCCGGAGATGCCACGCGTAGATTTCCTTGGCCTTCCTCCACCTGCTTTCTTTGATTACACTGCTTTTAGTGCTGATAATTCTCCTTTTCAAAGTCCTCGAAGTAGAAGTCCATGTCGACACCCCGTCAGCCCAACTGGACCTTCCTCACCCCTGCAATCCAAATTGTCCTCTGAAACTAGTACCCATATCGAAGTCCACCGTTTACCTCTTCCTCCAGGTCCACCTATTTCTTCACCTACAACTTCTGTCTCTCATATTCCAGCAAAACCTGAACCTCTGCCTAAGAATAATCAGTGGAAAAAGGGAAAGCTTATTGGGCGTGGTACCTTTGGAAGTGTTTATGTTGCCAGCAATCG AGAAACTGGAGCTTTGTGTGCGATGAAAGAGGTTGAAATATTTCCTGATGACCCAAAATCTGCCGAGTGTATAAAGCAACTGGAACAG GAAATCAAAGTTCTTAGCCACTTGAAGCACCCTAACATTGTACAGTATTATGGTAGTGAAATA gttgaagaaaaattttacatatatctGGAGTATGTTCATCCTGGTTCAGTTAATAAATATGTTCGTGAACATTGTGGAGCCATAACAGAATCAGTTGTTCGCAATTTCACTCGTCATATTCTTTATGGATTGGCTTACTTACATAGTAAAAAGACGATCCACAG ggaCATCAAAGGAGCTAATCTGCTTGTTGATGCGTTAGGGGTGGTTAAGCTCGCTGACTTTGGAATGGCTAAACTT CTCACTGGACAAGCTGCTGATCTTTCTTTGAAGGGAAGCCCATACTGGATGGCTCCAGAG CTCATGATGTCAGTCATGCAGAAAGATAATGACTCTGATTTTGCATTTGCTGTTGATATCTGGAGCTTGGGGTGTACTATAATTGAAATGTTTACTGGGAGACCTCCTTGGAATGAGTTTGAAGGG GCTGCAGCTatgtttaaagttttgaaaGATACCCCAGCCATACCCGAAAATCTATCAGCTGAAGGCAAGGACTTTTTACGGTGTTGTTTCCAGAGAAATCCTGCAAAGAGGCCAACTGCCAGCATGTTACTAGAACACCGATTCTTGAAATGCTCCCAGCAGCCTGATGTTGCATCTTGCTCCCATTCATTTACTGGGATGAAATTGACT GATAAACCGCAAAGTTTAGGAGAATATTGCGATGGTAAAACTTATCAGTGTCCTCTATACCTAAGCTCACAAAGTCCAAAAAATTTGTCTTCTGTGAG tGATCTCCTGTTGAAACTTCCAACTTAG
- the LOC123210975 gene encoding 50S ribosomal protein L25-like: MSGWWRTLRTMAHSHNSPFSQCTSSYHTIQAIPREFTGSRVASRDRVQGRIPAVVFAQNLLEKSPERRSLSRKQLLTTERKQIHFILKSVELPFFYSTTFPLQIRAGSGSSVLLDSGKVLPIKVHKNEETGHILNLVFVWADDGTELKVDVPVVFKGEESCPGLKKGGSLNRIRTSLKYLCPAELIPPKIEVDVSNLDIGDKIFMHDVEVHPSLKLLSKNENMPICKIVATNLGNPEPAVM; this comes from the exons ATGTCGGGATGGTGGCGCACCCTGAGAACGATGGCCCATAGTCACAACTCACCGTTTTCACAATGTACTTCATCTTATCACACGATTCAAGCGATCCCCAGAGAGTTTACCGGTAGCCGTGTCGCGTCAAGGGACCGGGTCCAGGGTCGAATCCCGGCAGTTGTTTTTGCACAGAACTTGCTCGAAAAAAGTCCTGAAAGGAGATCGCTTTCTAGGAAACAACTCTTAACCActgaaagaaaacaaattcaCTTCATTCTCAAGTCCGTGGAACTCCCCTTCTTTTACTCTACCACTTTCCCGCTCCAGATCCGAGCGGGGTCCGGGTCATCAGTTTTGCTTGATTCCGGAAAAGTACTGCCCATTAAG GTTCATAAGAATGAAGAGACTGGGCATATATTGAATTTGGTGTTTGTGTGGGCTGATGATGGGACCGAGTTGAAGGTTGATGTGCCAGTTGTTTTCAAAGGAGAAGAAAGCTGTCCTGGTCTCAAGAAAG GTGGTTCCCTTAACAGGATAAGAACTAGTCTGAAGTATCTTTGCCCAGCTGAGCTCATTCCTCCAAAAATTGAGGTGGATGTCAGCAATCTTGATATTGGGGATAAAATCTTCATGCATGACGTAGAGGTACATCCATCCTTGAAACTTTTAAGCAAGAATGAGAACATGCCTATATGTAAGATTGTGGCAACAAATTTGGGAAACCCAGAACCTGCAGTGATGTAG
- the LOC123216861 gene encoding LOB domain-containing protein 36-like produces the protein MSSSSSPCAACKFLRRKCTQECVFAPYFPPDQPQKFANVHRVFGASNVAKLLNELSANLREDAVNSLAYEAEARLRDPVYGCVGLISVLQHRLKQVQSDLYNAKKELATYIGPQAMMPILQAQAFLPQQHLVNPSSSAVMQQHGILPMMGIPTGAPHNGQLVIRDPQLQHQHHQQQQMFEAQQMAAAVAAREQQEMLRSYEQQQQQQQQDLVRFNSGFDAPTGSVTATGFNHMSGAAMSPSLALGSFDSPYQIQPQEPEHHHHHSHPLQAQLLLQAQQAQSQPQHQAPQTQQQQKSGSEEGRSVGPC, from the coding sequence ATGTCTTCTTCAAGCTCGCCGTGTGCAGCTTGTAAGTTTCTTCGTCGAAAATGCACGCAAGAATGTGTTTTTGCACCTTATTTCCCTCCAGACCAGCCACAAAAATTCGCAAACGTGCACAGAGTTTTTGGCGCTAGTAATGTTGCAAAACTTCTTAACGAACTGAGTGCCAACTTGAGAGAAGATGCCGTAAACTCGTTAGCTTACGAGGCCGAGGCTCGCCTTCGTGACCCAGTGTATGGGTGTGTGGGTCTGATCTCGGTCCTCCAACACAGACTCAAACAAGTACAGAGTGATCTGTATAACGCCAAAAAAGAGCTGGCTACTTATATTGGCCCTCAAGCTATGATGCCTATATTACAAGCCCAAGCCTTTTTGCCACAACAGCATTTGGTTAATCCCTCCTCTTCTGCAGTGATGCAACAACATGGCATATTGCCTATGATGGGAATACCCACGGGAGCACCTCATAATGGGCAGCTGGTGATTCGTGATCCACAGCTGCAACATCAACACCATCAGCAGCAACAGATGTTTGAGGCTCAGCAAATGGCGGCAGCCGTGGCTGCGAGAGAGCAGCAAGAGATGTTGAGGAGTTatgagcaacaacaacaacagcagCAACAAGATCTTGTTAGATTTAACAGTGGATTCGATGCCCCAACTGGGTCGGTTACCGCCACTGGGTTTAACCATATGAGTGGCGCTGCTATGTCACCTTCTTTGGCTCTGGGGAGTTTTGATAGCCCATATCAGATTCAACCGCAGGAACCagagcatcatcatcatcattcacATCCTCTTCAAGCACAGCTTCTGCTTCAAGCACAACAGGCACAGTCACAGCCGCAGCATCAAGCACCACAAACACAACAGCAGCAAAAATCTGGAAGTGAGGAGGGTAGAAGTGTTGGTCCTTGTTGA